The Calonectris borealis chromosome 28, bCalBor7.hap1.2, whole genome shotgun sequence genome segment CACAGAAATCATTTTTCCATGCAGCTCTGTCCTGTGGAGATGATTAATACACTTAGTGGCTTCTTCAGATGTTGACATTGTAACAAAGCCGTAACAGCGAGCGCCAGGACTGCGAGCATTTGTCACTACTTTTGCACCGaccacctttggaaaaaaaattattctgtgtttgcaGATCTGTGGCCAAATAAATTCCAACTTAATCACCATTTGAGCAGCTCTACCAGTACCACACAGTATAGCACCTATCCATTTTTAACAGGGAGGAAATACGCTCGGCACACAACATTCCGTCAGCATTCTCAGAAGATGCCATTGTTAGGCTCGTTTGCCAGGCAACAAAGGAAAGGTTATCGTTTTAACTTGACCTCTATTCTGTTGGGCCAACCGTGTTCTGGAAGTGCCTCATTAAAGACTACTTCACAGAGTATGACGTGAACAGCGTTTACACCCAAGTCAAACACACCTAAAGGGTTCAAATTTAAGATTATTCCACATGTGTTCTGAAAAaagtgtaaaacaaacaaaaaattctatgAAACAGTTAAATCTGATTGTAGAACAGATTGTTGATACAGCTCTACTGAAAAAGAGACGACCATAATAACCAGCTCAGAAAATTTACCTTCAACTTGCTGAGCAGGTCAATAACATAAGGAAGACACGTATATGCAGGAGAGAGTGGGGGTGcgataatgaaaataattaaaaaaaaactacccCCACTTTGTCTTTTCTTACAGGACACCTCTGCTAGTTTCTGTCTACAGATGACAATCTCTGACAGTGCAGAGGCACGCACTTAGTGACACGAACACTTAATATTACATTCAGAAATGTATTAGGAGGAAGGAGTTCCCTTCCACAACTTCTGCTCTCATAACCTAGCTGGGACTGAAGAATAAATGGAAGCCTGCCCTCAAAGACTAGATTTCTCCAAGGAATACCCCTTGAAATGAAACAGTTTAAAACAGCATTAACTATCGCTGGACACCCAAGAGGTACAATTAGACTACAGCGCACTAGATGACGACCCACCAGTCTCTCCTGTCAAGAATTGCCTCATTTTTACAGGTATCTGCACAGAGATTCTCCGAAACCTGTATTTCTGCCCGCCTCTCCCCCCCACCAATTTCAGACAACCTTCTTTATGAAGTATGCTACTTTCAGATACAGAGTGTCAAAAGAACACAAGAAAGTTAAGTGCTTAGCCTACCCAGTTATTCATTAGGAAAAATAAGAGCTAAAGTTAAGGTCATCCTTTTAAATTGATAAAATAGTTTGTTAATTTACAGATCCGCTACATACCTTTCCATACTTGCTGAAAAGGTTCTTCAAGTCTGTAGCTCTAGTAGAGGATGAAAGTCCACTAACCCACAAATTTCTGCCAGAACCACTACCCGCACGGCCTAAGGTACAAAAAGCCCAACATAGAAGATCGTGTAGCACAAGAATGCAACAGTGAAAAAGTAATCGCCCTATGAACCccacttttttcttcataaacCTCTTCAAATGCAATTTTACTTCTACCTCTGCTAATCAATCTTGAAATCAATAGACGCATTGCAGCCTCCAAAAATGAACTTCTGAACTCCATACTTGATGTGCATTTGCATAGTCTTAATGAGTTTTCATCTACATATTGTCTTCCTACACTTCAATCACTTTTATGAGAATTACAAAGTATTAAATGTTAATTCACAAGAGacgactttttttaaaaaaactttgtcATTTAAGAAGGTTACAGAAGTTACATGAACTGAAATTTACAATTCATGCTTTGAAGGCCTATGTTACAACTGCATTGACAGTTCACTGAACTAACAGTCCTCACCAGAATTGCCACACAGAGTATAACCCCATAGATTTAGGCATCTGTTGAGATTTTTCAGACAAATCCTGGTCTTGCCGGTACCTATCACCTTCACGAAGCTAGTGGGATTCCAATATAACTATTACATGAAGATATATGCATGCTTAGGGAATTAACAAGACACAAAAAATAAGCAATGCAAGCAAGACAAGTCAAAAAGAAAGTGGAACTGTTACTCCATTCACTCCTTTGAATGTTTACTTACTACAAGCGACTCACAAGTAATGGTTAGATTTGAccctgtaacattttttttttcaagtaatctgtactttttaaaaaaaaaaaaacaccataccTTTCTCATCTTTTGAGATTATCTTTGTATCTCTGTCCTCCTCAACAGGGCTAAAGACAAAACACCACATTAATGAACAGATCATATGCAAAAAGAACGCTAATTCTAGATTGTGCACTAAAATCGGATACCTACCAGTAAATTAGTTCTGAAATAAACACTATGTTTGCAAATTTATAGAAGAATGACAGGAAATATGGGATTCATATCCTTAAATGGACAATTCTGTTTCGCAGATGACAGAAATAAgagtaatttaagaaaacaaccTTTGAAGgttgaggaaggaaagaaatcaaaccctttgtgtttaaaaaaaaataaaaatacctgcaCATGGAGAAATAAAACAGACTCTTTAGGAACAGGCTACAATTTCATCAGTCTTGGTGGCCAATTGAAGGAAACAGCTTATTCGCATCACTTAACGACCAATGAAAAAAAGATAGCATCTGGTCTATAACggagaaaaaacaaacctctttttCTGATCACCGCCCTCACTGGTTGAGGACTCTTTAGTAGCAGGGGATTCCTCAGAATtagctttgtcttctgttttcttggcATCTTCTTTGCTATCTTTGGCTTCGGGACCTGCGCCTTTTTCCGCTGTTTCCCCACTAGAGGCTTCCAGGCCTTGGGAGCGTTTGCTACTCTGATCGCTTAGGGTCTCTACTACTAAAGATTCAGAGTCCGGCTTCTCTTCCTCTATTGTCTGTTCACTTGTCTCCCCTTTTGCTACAACTAAACGCTTTGCTTCCTTCCTTGCCATAGCTTGTGCCGATTTGCTGTCCAAATCTAAAGCATCTTCCTCCAACTGAGCGGCAGCAAGAGCGTCCTCTTCCTCTGCTAGCCTCTTGCCTGGCACCACGTTACTTGCTTCCTGTGCATGTGGCCGCTCCGCTTCGGAAGTTTCTTCGTTAAGTAGTTCAGATTTACAAGTTTCCCCCAAAATGTcgagtattttctcattttctacgGATTTAACAGGAATAGAATGGCACAAGATTTAATCACCAGGGAAATACAGCAATCACAAATGTGGAACTGGCATGGCTGCCACACTAACACCAAGAGAACTTCTAAGCTACACAGAGATTGGAAAACCCTAGTGTACACAGTGTTAAAAGTACTACGCTAACTGCTGTCTGACAAACTACCAAATCAGCCCTAAAACGTTAACACGGAAGAAAAATGCCCCCACAGATCTAACAAAAACCTTCTGGCTGATCCTTGATATTCTTCATGAAATCATTCAGCTCTGTTTCTTCTCTAGTTAGCTTCCAGAGTCCGAGATGCTTAACTGAACGTATCAAGGCACTGAGAGTTCAATTTCCAAGCTTCTGTGAAATTCTTTTAGCAGACAGTCCAACATGAGAACTGGGCATCTTCTGATGGTGTACGAGTGCGTTTGCAGTCCAGAAACTGAATAGGATCTGTAGAAAATTCCTGTGATGACAGTGTATTCCTTCTTCTGAAGTCCAGTCACTCTTTAATTTCTGTTCGGTACCAAAGCTATGTCTTACCTACGCTCCTGTGTTTATATTCATAGAACTACAGTACAGTGTGATATCACAAGATCTGTTTTCAGAACCTTTACATCTTTAAGGCTCATTCCTTAACTCCTCTGTAGGTAACAGTTCTATGGAACCATTTCATCAcattaaatacatgttttcaaAAAGCAGTTATTCACAGATCTGGTGATATGACTGGGTTTCCAATCTCTATGACCCTGCATGACCTGGATTGTCCACCATAATCATGTACACTAcagtaatgcatttaaaaaaaaaaaaaaaaaacaggcacacaaaaagaattaaatgaagaaTGAAACTGTTTCAATgcccaggacttttttttttttaatttaaacaaaaaacaacaacaaaaaaaaacacaaaaaaaaaaaccaaccaaaaacacaaaaacaaaaaaccagtacCTGGCTCCAAAGGTAACTCTTCAAGTTCCTGcagtgaaaaagataaaaaaaggcaaaatatcaCTATTTCATAAGTAGTCAAGATGTTATTCTGAATGACACCTCTCACCCCCCCAAGATAGGAGAGAATTTAAGGAAAAAGTTACTATAATTTAGCCtatttcagctgtgaaaatgttGAATTTAATACAAATTTCTCACAATAAGGTTTAACATTACTTTTTAACATCTTCAAGTTTTATGAAATGTGTAAAAACTTCAATATTTCTCAAATTCAAACACCTGTTGAACACATGGTACACATTCGCATGGGTAAATAAATCAACAAATGTAAGCAGCATAAAGCAAACCTTATCTTCGTGTTACCCTTCTCTAGAGTCTACTTACGAagtctgttttctgaaaacaggatCGATAGAAACACCAGCTTCACCTGGAGCTACAAGTGTCCTTAACCTACCATGAGTGATCTGGAAACAAGGCCAGTATTTCAGAAATAGATCAGTTTCAGCTCTCTTGTCAACATGGGATACATACACTTTTAATGGAAGTTAAATAGAGTGTAAGGCACTGAGTTGGTTTATACAACAGATAAAAAGAATCCAATCTACAACCGAAACTCAGTATGATATATACatcatcatatatatatatgacctGATAGACAGCTATCTTTATCCATATGATCAAATTAGAAAGGCATTAGTTCCTATTCTTTGCAGAATAAGAATGCACCCACCGTGTACTACCTGTACATATACTGTTTCAGCATACAGTTTATACGGCATATATTATGCCtttttgtttgtaaataaaaattGGGTTACCATTTACCTTTATTACGGTTAAATCAGATGAAGAAGCATCTAAACTGTTTCCAACATCTTCAACCTCTACCTTTAAAAAGTAAACGGAAGACATTTTGTTATGTATAAAAGAATGGTATTGTGAATGAAACCTgaatgaaaaatggaagattttattttcactgagaaCTGATATTAAGCAAATATATCTAGCATCCAAAGCAACCAATAAGGCTAAAAACTGACCAATGCCCCCCATGCCTCTTCCCGATTCCCACCAACTGAATAAGCTTTCTCATTACCTCTCAAATACGTTGGTCAGCTCACAAAAATCTTTTAAGGATGGGGATTCCAACAGCAAActttcttttactctttctctCTTATTTACAGCAACAACACAGAGCCAAAAAGTCTATGGGACTTGATAACTGTTTTCTTTACTGATAAAAGACGACCACAGGAGCTGACCTGGACTCCGGTAGTTtagtcactgaaaaaaatactttttgggTATTTCCATTTGACTTGTGTGGGGCAGGGATACGCTTCGGGATAAGGGGTTAAGCTTATTTCTGCAACTTTCAGATTTGCGTGGGGAACCACCTAAGTTTAGAATCTTGTAGTCCAGACTGATGACACAATGTGCACACACAACAAAGAGCTATACTTCCCTATTAGATGGGCCagaaattactttcttcaaaTGCTTTGTTGTACATTTCAGGAGATAAACacttgactggggaaaaaaattatcttctagCCCAGATGGACAATGTCATATAAGCAGTGCAACAGCCAGACGAACACGGAAAGCCAACACAAAAATACTTTCAACAACTGAGTAACTGCAAGACCCtatcttaacagaaaaataatctagACTATAGTTCCCAGAATGTTGCTGTTCAGTTGAAGTGAAGTAAATAAGGCTACAGCATTTGTATGGCTCACATGTCCTCCTAAATAAAGGAAAGATATGAAAATGGGAATGTAAACATAAGGTGAAGCAGAGAGTTCAAAGCATGATTAAAATGAACGCTTTCTGGATGACTATTAATTTGTACAATTATGTGTGTACAAACAACAtctaagcattttaaaatcaagaatgCTATTTCCACAAATacgtaaaagaagaaaaagcaatgaccATGAGAACTGGTAGAGCCCCAAATTGTTTCAAATACTCTTTAGCTACTGtgttgccatttaaaaaaaaaagattaaaaaaaagaaaaaagaatctgatGCCACACACATAAGAGATGCATACCATCACTACTGGTATTTCTCTTGATTCttctttaatttctgaaaattgtGGGGATGCCTCCAAGTTACCTACAGCATATTCTGTAGGCTGATCTGGAAGTTCTTTCACTTCTGCATCAGCATTTTCTTTACTATCAGACAGTGAGTCAAGAATATTATCAGCACTGTAATCCTCTCCGCAATCTACTGCATTGCCATTATCTATTTCAGCTTCATCTAACACACTAATATCCATCATGTCAATATCCTGCAAGTTATCCAAACTTGCTTCAATATCctcctgtaaaaagaaaaaaagtatatataataGTCATTGTAACTTGAAAGCAATGCTATTATTACTTCACTTCAAACACAGCCTCACATACCTGTCCATCTCCCGAATCCTCTTCCAGGCCATTATCTTCTACTCCCTCTTCATCTGGTCTACGTCCTAACAACATTATGATCGTTAGAATGAAAAGAAGGTAACAATATGTATgcttcaagttttattttttcatcagagTTGGTATTCCATTCAGTTTAGTTATCTGCTTCTTCCTTATTTTCCACAACTAAGTGTTCATATACCATCCCAGTTCAGTAACTAACAAATATGCTACAGTCCGAGGTCTGTCACGAGTTCAAAAAGTACTGCTGTGCACTCCCCGGAACATTTGGCTCAGCTGAGATTGCAGTCATTTATTATCTCAACCTTTCATTTCTTTACAAACATTTactagagggaaaaaagaaaaacccaacacaaaacaatgaaaaaaaaactctACATGTAAGCATTACTGCAGTGCTCTGTTCACCAGCTGGACACATAGTATCAGAACTGACATTACTGAAAACAGTACACTAGTTTCAGCACCAAATAGTAGCTCCTCAAACTCAGAGCTAAGTAGTTGTTTCATCTTTTATGAATGTTATTTTCCTCAAAAACTACAAGCACATTAcaataaaaaagggaaaggggtttTAGAGCTAAGAGGAACATCCCATCTATTTCCATCCCAACACTAAAAGTGTTATAACGTACGTTAGGTATTTTTCTGAGACTTGAAAATGAACATGGTTACCAAAGATCTCTCTGCTTTTACCCACAGTTGTGACATTTGTTCTCTTTCCAGTTAAGATTTCACATTTTAGTTTGCAAGCAAATGTAACATTACTCCAATTTGgatgtaatgaaaaaaatctgggtCAAATTAATTGGCAAAACATTCGAGCTTAATCTCACAAATTTACATTTTGTGTAAatcaaaattaataatttaattaaaatccttCATCTGGTTATTCTGCTCAGCTCTAATATAAAAATAAGTTTCAACATTATTTGATTACAAAATAAGATCAAACTGTGCTAATTAACTAATCTTAGaaaaatagctgatttttttttaaaataaggattaTATAAGACTATGTCTCACCATTAGAAAAATTATGTATAGAGAAAGCCGTAAACACATATCCAATTTCAGATATTGACTAAAAACTAGTcttctggggagaaaaatgaGACTGCTATTAGCTATGAAGCATAAGCATAACACACCACAGAGGTTATTTTGGATTTGCTAGAAACTCTGCATTTCtacctcaaaaaaaccccttataCTTCTCTAAAGTAAAGGTACAGTCACATAAAAAACCAATtatctattttaaaaacactgacaCTGCTTCTGCATTACTTAGTAATTCCTGCTACAAATTTCAGGGAACTCTGAGAATAAACCAACAGATCCTTTGAGTGGACCAATTCCTGCCTTATTAAATTACAAAGGTTCTGTGAATAAATGACCAGTAAGTTTAATACCATACCGCCCATCCCTAGAAACCTGAGCACAAATGTGGGGAAGAGTACCGGTAACATATGGCATTAAAGGTCAGAACCAAGGAACAGAAGATTCAACTGTGCTTAATTTCTTCCAGAGAACCAGTTTTACCCAAAACTGGCTCAGGCAAATAATGTTAGCTGTAACTTTGGGACTGCAAAACATTCAGCCACAGTGCCAAAATTAAACCAAGcacttttccaaaaggaaaagcagacttCAGAAAAAAGATTAGCAACGTTTCATTTCACGAGTAGAAGTTGCTAGAAAACTCAAGGGGGACGGGATGGAGAGCCTCTCTAACTGCGCTGTacctttgctgcttctttttggaGTTTTCTTCATAGTTTCTGAAACCACTGGAATTTCATCAGggttccccccttcctcctcaaTAGCCTATTAAGGGGAAAAGATAAAGATAAATATCAAGACAGACATAAAAACtccattttgcatttctgttgagTTTAAGAGCTGGACACAAGAggcaaaaaaataccaaaacaagaATCTAGCACTTCGAATTAGACAGCTGCAACTTGGATATGCAAACCAAAGCCAACCAGATCAAAGCAACAAGCACACAAAACAGTAACATGCTGGTGTAAAGTTTCTGGAAAGCAGTCAGCAGCATAACCTATAGACAAAAAAAGTCAATCCTACAGCGTTTGCAACAGCGCACACAGATACCCGGGGCGTTGCGACAGAGTAAGAACCTCGGCTCTAGGAGACAGCAAGCATCAGTTCAACGAAGGCGGTCTGCAGGCTACTAACATACCAAACATTCTGATGAGGATACAGTGTACAGGCTACCAGCtagaaagccagaaaaaaatcagtacgCATCAAAAAGCCTAACAGACAGCGTATAGAACTGTAAATCCAGGAGCTCGATGCATGGCGGAAAGCCCAGTGATGCACGAGGCTAGAAACACTCGGGCCGAGTGCCACGGCAGACACGCTGTGCTGTGCAGGTCTAGGAAATCGGAGAGGGACTCGCTGCGCAGATGGAAACGCCAGACTCGCAGACATACACCCCTCCGCTACTACATGAGACCGGCGGTCCCAGGGGCGAGCCTGGGACGGCCAAGTACGGGGCCACGCTCGCAACGCTCAACACTGGGCCTGGCGGGCTCCACGGAACCACCCCCAgagcccggctgctccccgcagccccgttCCCTCCGCGCTAAGGCCGTTTGGCGCCATTTTCCTCAGCAGCGCCTGGCGGGCTAGGGTCGCGCACGCGCCGACTACGCCTCCCCCTCAGGCAGCCCCGGCGCGTCTCCCCGCTCACCTTCCTCAGTCGCTCCATGAGGACGCTCTTGTTTCCACCGCTATCCAAATTGCGGCGCTTGAGTTCAGCCCGCAAGTCTATCACGCGCAGCTCGCTCAGCCGCCGCCGGTTTTCAGACTCCGAAGTAGGGACTCCAGACCCACCCAGGGACGCAGATTCTCCCTGCCCGGCCGCTGACTGACTCTCCGCCATAGGGCCGTTGTTTCGACTCGCACGCACGGAGCAAGGCAGGATAAAAACAACGGCGGAAAGCCGCAGTTGCGGCACAAAATGGTGGCAAAAACGAGACGCACTGAagagaaagggggagggaggaaaggaaccGCAGCTCGCACGCGCGTTGACCAGAAGGCCCGGAGGGGTTGCGCGCATGCGCAGAGGAACCACCCCGCTCCGGGGTCGGCTATTGCAGGTGCGCGTGCGCACCAGCTCCTTTGACTACCTCACCGCAGGAATGCGCAACCGCAGTCTGTTTCCGCCCTCGGGCGCATGCGCGAGAGCTCGCGAGCCACCCTTAGACGCGGGCGACGCCGTCTGCGCCTGCGCAGGCGTTGTCATTCAAGTTTTCTTCCAGGCCCCGCCCTCCTCCCCCCTGCTCGTCGTCGCCTTCTCTCCGAGCTTGCGCGTAGCgggctttttccccctcccctcggcGCGTCTTGGCCTCCCCACCATTTTGTGCTGTGATCGCAAGGTTAGCTGCTTGATTGTGCCGTTCTCCCGTGCGTTCGGGCTTGAGGCGGAATATCGAAGGGGCCTTGATGGCGGAGAGTCAATcaggggccgggctgggggactTCACATCCCTTGGTGGGGCCGCGGCTCTCGGCTCAGAACCCGAAACCCGGCGGCTGAGCGAGCTGCGAGTCATCGACCTGCGGGCCGAGCTCAAACGCCGTAACCTAGACAGCGGCGGCAACAAGAGCGTTCTCATGGAGCGGCTGAGGAAGGTGAGGCGCAAacccggcgggggagggggaggtgtcATCCGGGTCCTTTGTCCCCGGCCCGAGGGCGCTTGGCGCATGCGCGGTCGGGGTCTGGCCCCGGAGTCCCGAGCCGCCGTGCGGAGGGAGGCCCTGAGGGGAGCGCGGGCCGGGTGGCGGAGCGGAGCTGCGCCGCCGTATCCCTCCGCTGCTTCCGAGCGCTGGTCCCGGGGAGCCGCGGGGTGTCCTTTAGCTCCAGCGTGCCCCTTTCCGCGGACCACTGTAGAGCCGTGGCTCTTGCGGGGACCGCCAGCAGCCCCGCCGCTGCGCTGCTTCTTGCCACCGCCCCGAACGCCCCAGCGGAGACTGGCGCTCCAGTGTGtgggcagccgcgccgccgcccgcccctcaGCCGTTCCTTTGGAGTGCTACTCTGGTTTCACTCCCCACGGCGCCGGTCTTTCCCTCGTTGCCTGTCCCTGACGTACGCGCGTCCTTCCCCGATTTCCTCTCCCGTTCCCTCAGCATACACACACGCTCCCCTTTCCCGTATCTCTTCCCTTGCTTCCTCTGTACACGCTTCACCTGACTCCATCTCTCCCACCTCTCTGGAATGCGTTTTCACAGACTTCCATGAGGCCAGAACAGCGTAGTCGGTCCTGACCCTTTTGTGGGTTCTAATAGGCCTGcactttgagaaaaaaatgctctCGGATGTGCTTGAGTTCCTGTAGCGGTCACGCTCAGTTTTATGCAGTTAAAGCACTTATCTGCTGAGTAGGGAGTCTTTACAGATGAGGGGAACTTTGCTCCTCAATCATAGCTTGATTTGGCTGTGGGGTTGGTTACAACACCTTACTATTCAGTGTTTCTAACAGCTGGTATGGCTGCTTGGCTGTACGACCTGAACCAGGGTGAGAGATTAATGTTTCCATCTGCCAAATCATTAAaaatgctgtcgtggtttaaccctagtaGGCAGCTGAGAACCACGTGGCCGCGCAGttgcccccctctccccagcaggatggggggagaattggaacggtaaaagtgagagaaaactcgtggattgaggtaaagacagtttaataatttttaaaaatggaagggcaaaaaaaccaacagagaggaggaaaaagaaaaaaaaacacccaagaaaAGCAAGTGATGTAAAAGATAACAGTTGCTCACTGTtaaccaactgatgcccagccagttcccaaatAATGGTAGCCCCAGCAACTTCCACCCCCTCCAGTTTtgttgctgagcacgacatcatgtGCTGTGGAATATCTCGTTGGTCGGTTgggggtcagctgttctggctgtgtcccctcccagcttgttCACCCCCAGCCCGCTCACTGGCAGgacagtgtgagaagcagaaaaggccgtgatgctgtgcaagcactgctcagcaataactaaaacatccctgtgttatcaacacggatctcagcacaaatccaaaacgtaacGATAGAGttaagaaatttaactctatcccatccaacAAACAATACAATAGATGTCATGCTGCTGTCTCCAATAGGCCATTGA includes the following:
- the LOC142093876 gene encoding scaffold attachment factor B1-like isoform X3 is translated as MRATPPGLLVNARASCGSFPPSPFLFSASRFCHHFVPQLRLSAVVFILPCSVRASRNNGPMAESQSAAGQGESASLGGSGVPTSESENRRRLSELRVIDLRAELKRRNLDSGGNKSVLMERLRKAIEEEGGNPDEIPVVSETMKKTPKRSSKGRRPDEEGVEDNGLEEDSGDGQEDIEASLDNLQDIDMMDISVLDEAEIDNGNAVDCGEDYSADNILDSLSDSKENADAEVKELPDQPTEYAVGNLEASPQFSEIKEESREIPVVMVEVEDVGNSLDASSSDLTVIKELEELPLEPENEKILDILGETCKSELLNEETSEAERPHAQEASNVVPGKRLAEEEDALAAAQLEEDALDLDSKSAQAMARKEAKRLVVAKGETSEQTIEEEKPDSESLVVETLSDQSSKRSQGLEASSGETAEKGAGPEAKDSKEDAKKTEDKANSEESPATKESSTSEGGDQKKSPVEEDRDTKIISKDEKGRAGSGSGRNLWVSGLSSSTRATDLKNLFSKYGKVVGAKVVTNARSPGARCYGFVTMSTSEEATKCINHLHRTELHGKMISVEKAKNEPAGKKPSDKKEGETRKEKDRHHSAESKSEKSVGIKKEEKTDKKDDAKKSEKDGKDEKEGKEKDEQKAGSSDRSRASKSASRGTERTVVMDKSKGEPVISVKTSTSKERSTKSQDRKSESKEKQDILSFDKIKEQRERERQRQREREIRETERRRERERREREQRLQAIHERDERQRLQRERERLEFQRQRLDRERLERERLERERMHIEQERRREQERIQREREELRRQQEQLRYEQERRSAMRRPYDPDGRRDDPYFPGEVKRMAMDDRYHSEFSRQDRFHDFDHRDRGRYQDHCLDRRDGSRGIPDRDGQHYTDERHGGPDRHSRDSWGGYGSDRRMSEGRGIPPQTRDGRDWGDHGRKLEGHQDRSWQGNVDGGMMGRDHERWQGAEASRKLETRAR
- the LOC142093876 gene encoding scaffold attachment factor B2-like isoform X2 yields the protein MAESQSAAGQGESASLGGSGVPTSESENRRRLSELRVIDLRAELKRRNLDSGGNKSVLMERLRKAIEEEGGNPDEIPVVSETMKKTPKRSSKGRRPDEEGVEDNGLEEDSGDGQEDIEASLDNLQDIDMMDISVLDEAEIDNGNAVDCGEDYSADNILDSLSDSKENADAEVKELPDQPTEYAVGNLEASPQFSEIKEESREIPVVMELEELPLEPENEKILDILGETCKSELLNEETSEAERPHAQEASNVVPGKRLAEEEDALAAAQLEEDALDLDSKSAQAMARKEAKRLVVAKGETSEQTIEEEKPDSESLVVETLSDQSSKRSQGLEASSGETAEKGAGPEAKDSKEDAKKTEDKANSEESPATKESSTSEGGDQKKSPVEEDRDTKIISKDEKGRAGSGSGRNLWVSGLSSSTRATDLKNLFSKYGKVVGAKVVTNARSPGARCYGFVTMSTSEEATKCINHLHRTELHGKMISVEKAKNEPAGKKPSDKKEGETRKEKDRHHSAESKSEKSVGIKKEEKTDKKDDAKKSEKDGKDEKEGKEKDEQKAGSSDRSRASKSASRGTERTVVMDKSKGEPVISVKTSTSKERSTKSQDRKSESKEKQDILSFDKIKEQRERERQRQREREIRETERRRERERREREQRLQAIHERDERQRLQRERERLEFQRQRLDRERLERERLERERMHIEQERRREQERIQREREELRRQQEQLRYEQERRSAMRRPYDPDGRRDDPYFPGEVKRMAMDDRYHSEFSRQDRFHDFDHRDRGRYQDHCLDRRDGSRGIPDRDGQHYTDERHGGPDRHSRDSWGGYGSDRRMSEGRGIPPQTRDGRDWGDHGRKLEGHQDRSWQGNVDGGMMGRDHERWQGGDRSMPGQSGPGHVMNRGGMSGRGGFTQVGNQSQMMQSSGIQGVFAGQERTNRPTEPRFIRRY
- the LOC142093876 gene encoding scaffold attachment factor B1-like isoform X1, with the protein product MRATPPGLLVNARASCGSFPPSPFLFSASRFCHHFVPQLRLSAVVFILPCSVRASRNNGPMAESQSAAGQGESASLGGSGVPTSESENRRRLSELRVIDLRAELKRRNLDSGGNKSVLMERLRKAIEEEGGNPDEIPVVSETMKKTPKRSSKGRRPDEEGVEDNGLEEDSGDGQEDIEASLDNLQDIDMMDISVLDEAEIDNGNAVDCGEDYSADNILDSLSDSKENADAEVKELPDQPTEYAVGNLEASPQFSEIKEESREIPVVMVEVEDVGNSLDASSSDLTVIKELEELPLEPENEKILDILGETCKSELLNEETSEAERPHAQEASNVVPGKRLAEEEDALAAAQLEEDALDLDSKSAQAMARKEAKRLVVAKGETSEQTIEEEKPDSESLVVETLSDQSSKRSQGLEASSGETAEKGAGPEAKDSKEDAKKTEDKANSEESPATKESSTSEGGDQKKSPVEEDRDTKIISKDEKGRAGSGSGRNLWVSGLSSSTRATDLKNLFSKYGKVVGAKVVTNARSPGARCYGFVTMSTSEEATKCINHLHRTELHGKMISVEKAKNEPAGKKPSDKKEGETRKEKDRHHSAESKSEKSVGIKKEEKTDKKDDAKKSEKDGKDEKEGKEKDEQKAGSSDRSRASKSASRGTERTVVMDKSKGEPVISVKTSTSKERSTKSQDRKSESKEKQDILSFDKIKEQRERERQRQREREIRETERRRERERREREQRLQAIHERDERQRLQRERERLEFQRQRLDRERLERERLERERMHIEQERRREQERIQREREELRRQQEQLRYEQERRSAMRRPYDPDGRRDDPYFPGEVKRMAMDDRYHSEFSRQDRFHDFDHRDRGRYQDHCLDRRDGSRGIPDRDGQHYTDERHGGPDRHSRDSWGGYGSDRRMSEGRGIPPQTRDGRDWGDHGRKLEGHQDRSWQGNVDGGMMGRDHERWQGGDRSMPGQSGPGHVMNRGGMSGRGGFTQVGNQSQMMQSSGIQGVFAGQERTNRPTEPRFIRRY